TGGAGCGGAACCCCCTGCGGATCCTCGACTGCAAGGTGGAGCGCTGTCGGGCGGTGGCGGCGGAGGCCCCCAAGCCCTCTGCCATGCTCTGCGCCGCCTGCGAGGAACACTTCCACGAGGTGCAGAGCCTCCTGGCCCTGCTGAAGATCGACTTCACCCTGAACGACCGCCTGGTGCGCGGCCTGGACTACTACACCCGGACCACCTTCGAGTTCGTCAATCCGGAGTTGGGGGCCCAGAACGCGGTGGCCGGAGGCGGGCGCTACGACGGGCTGGTGGAGGAACTGGGCGGCCCGCCCACCCCGGGGATCGGGTTCGCCGTCGGGATGGAGCGGCTCGTCGCCTCCCTCCCCAAGGGGGAGGGGGCCGGCGCGGCGGCCACCTCGGGGGTCTTCGTGGCCGCCCTCGGCGCGGAGGCCTTCCGCTCCGGGCTGCTCCTCCTCCAGGACCTCCGGCGCCGCGGCGTCCGGGCGGGAACCGATCTGGAGGGGCGGAGCCTGCGGGGCCAGCTCCGGGCGGCCGATAAGGACCGGTATCGCTTCGCCGTCATCCTGGGCGATGACGAGCTGAAGGCCCGGGAGGTGGTGGTCCGGGACCTGCGAAGCGGCGAGCAGGCCAAGGTCCCCATCAGCCGGGTCGTCGAGCACCTCGCGGGGGCGCTGGAGGGCGAGGGTGGGGGCTAGGCGGACCCACTACTGCGGGGCGGTCCGGGAGAGCGACGCCGGGCGGACGGTCCGCCTCGTCGGCTGGGTGCAGCGCCGGCGGGACCACGGCGGCCTCATCTTCGTGGACCTCCGCGACCGGGAGGGGCTCGTCCAGGTGGTCTTCGGCCCCGAAACCGGGCCGGCGGCCCACGAGGCGGCCAAGCGGCTGCGCGGGGAGTTCGTGGTCGCGGTGACGGGGGAGGTGGTCCGGCGCCCGGCCGGCACCGCGAACGCCGCCCTGCCCACCGGTCAGGTCGAGGTGCGGGCCACTGCGGCCGAGATCCTGAACGAGGCCCGGACTCCCGTCTTCCCGATCGAGGAGGACGCGAGCGTCGCCGAGGACCTTCGTCTGACCTACCGCTACCTGGACCTGCGGCGTCCCCCCCTTCAGCGGAACCTTCGGATCCGGCACCGCGCCTACCAGGTGGTCCGGGGCTACCTGGCCGGCCAGGGATTCCTCGAGATCGAGACGCCGGTCCTCACGAAGAGCACGCCGGAGGGGGCCCGGGACTACCTGGTCCCGAGCCGCGTCACCCCCGGGAGGTTCTATGCCCTCCCCCAGTCCCCGCAGATCTTCAAGCAGCTCCTGATGGTGGCGGGGTACGACAAGTACTTCCAGATCGTGAAGTGCTTCCGGGACGAGGACCTCCGAGCGGATCGGCAGCCGGAGTTCACGCAGATCGACGTGGAGATGGCCTTCGTCGACCGGGAGGACGTCCTCCAGGCCATGGAAGGCTTGATCGTGGAGCTGTTCCGGGAAGTGAAGAGCGTGACCCTCGCCACCCCCTTCCGGCGCCTCCCCTACGGGGAGGCCCTCGCCCGGTTCGGCCTGGACAAGCCGGACCTCCGTTTCGGCCTCGAGCTCACCGACGCCAGCGACCTCTTCCGGGACTCGGGCTTCAAGCCCTTCGCCGAGGCCGTGGCCGCGGGAGGCCACGTGAAGGGGATCCGGGTTCCGGGCTTCGCCGAGCCGCTGACGCGCAAGGTCATGGACGAGCACACGGAGTTCGTGAAGGCCTTCGGCGCGAAGGGCCTGACCTC
The sequence above is drawn from the Candidatus Methylomirabilis sp. genome and encodes:
- the hisS gene encoding histidine--tRNA ligase yields the protein MARGKSAIRGIRGAPDLLPEQMAAWHRVEAVTRRLMAAYGYEEIRTPVFEKTDLFIRSIGAGTDIVEKEMYTFEDRGGESLTLRPEGTAPVIRAYLEHRLDTRGPLLKVYYLGPMFRHERPQAGRFRQFHQIGAEAIGLGTPAVDAEILTLLAHLFEALEVRGLVLELNSIGDAVCRPAFRERFAAYMRSRRAELCPDCHVRLERNPLRILDCKVERCRAVAAEAPKPSAMLCAACEEHFHEVQSLLALLKIDFTLNDRLVRGLDYYTRTTFEFVNPELGAQNAVAGGGRYDGLVEELGGPPTPGIGFAVGMERLVASLPKGEGAGAAATSGVFVAALGAEAFRSGLLLLQDLRRRGVRAGTDLEGRSLRGQLRAADKDRYRFAVILGDDELKAREVVVRDLRSGEQAKVPISRVVEHLAGALEGEGGG
- the aspS gene encoding aspartate--tRNA ligase — encoded protein: MGARRTHYCGAVRESDAGRTVRLVGWVQRRRDHGGLIFVDLRDREGLVQVVFGPETGPAAHEAAKRLRGEFVVAVTGEVVRRPAGTANAALPTGQVEVRATAAEILNEARTPVFPIEEDASVAEDLRLTYRYLDLRRPPLQRNLRIRHRAYQVVRGYLAGQGFLEIETPVLTKSTPEGARDYLVPSRVTPGRFYALPQSPQIFKQLLMVAGYDKYFQIVKCFRDEDLRADRQPEFTQIDVEMAFVDREDVLQAMEGLIVELFREVKSVTLATPFRRLPYGEALARFGLDKPDLRFGLELTDASDLFRDSGFKPFAEAVAAGGHVKGIRVPGFAEPLTRKVMDEHTEFVKAFGAKGLTSFKVGSEGLTSPAGKFLTPEALAALARRFGAEPGDALLLLADQPPTVAEALGRLRAKIGHERGLMEGEGFEVCWITDFPLLEWNPEERRYQAMHHPFTAPVDEDLHLFDTAPEKIRAKAYDLVINGHEVGGGSIRIHRREVQQKMFDALGFTPEQARERFGFLLEALEFGTPPHGGIAFGLDRLVMLLTGAASIRDVIAFPKTQRAVDLMAGAPSGVTAEQLKELHLKLDLD